The DNA window AAACATAGCCGTTAACCCCCGGTTTGTATGGAACAGTAAAAACTTCTTCAGTTGGCATGTTGGCCATGAAAGAATCGCCTTTTTCATTAACCGATCCAGCACCACACCATAGATGGCCTTTCGGAAGTTCTACTTCTAAATCTGTTTTAGGTGATGTGTAATGAAGCTTTGCATACTTTTTACCGTTCAAATAATCGACTTTTGTATGCAGTAAGCGGTTATGCTCTGACCACGCCTCGATCGGTTGGTCAAGATCTGCACGAACAGCTTTAAAAATTGCATTCCAAAGTGCTTCAACTTGTTGTTCTTTTGGCAACTCAGGGAATACTTTAGCTGCCCAATCTTCTGAAGGGGCTGCAAGGACGGTCCAGCTAATTTTATCGGATTGCACGTATTGACGATACTTGCTCAATGCCTGTCCAGTGGCTTTTTGCGAAGCAGCAATTCGTTTTGAATCAATTCCCGACAATAAATCAGGGCTTTGAGACACCACACTAATAAATGCTGCACCTTGTTCTGCTAGTTGCTCACGTTCTTGCACTTTCCAAGCAGGATATTGAGAAAATGAATCTTCTGGAGCCAGTTCAAAACGCAGACGTGAAATCGTATCATCTACCCAGTCCACGTAGACTTGTTTCGCACCAGTTTCATACGCTTTTTTAGTAAGTAAACGAACGAGTGGTGCAGAATCGATAGCGGCAGCAATATATAATTGCTGACCTGGTTGAATATTTACCCCCACTTTTATAGCTAGTTCAGCATAGCGAGTTAATTTCTCATTAAAAGACGTCAAATAAATCTCTCCTCTCATCTCTTCTATAGTAGCAATATTCAGTTACAGCCTGCAATCATTTCTATCTGTCTTTCGAATTAAATATTTTCCTTGCATTTTACGTTATAAAAGTTTATAGTTAAACAAAAGTTTAAAGTGGAGGTGTTGAAATGAATCAGAAAGAAGTGGAAGTTCTGGAATTGATCCGTCGAAATCCTTATCTGTCCCAACAGGAAATGGCGGAACGGTTAAATATGTCCAGGCCTTCGCTTGCCAACTTCATCTCAAATTTAATGCGGCAAGGCAAAATTTTGGGGCGCGCATACGTACTGCCAGAAGAAAAAACAGTTATTTGTATCGGCGGGGCAAACGTCGATAGGAAATTCCTTATGGAACAGACAGCGCAAATGGGTACTTCAAATCCGGCATCCGTATCAGGAAGTGTTGGTGGGGTTGCACGAAATGTTGCTGAAAACTTAGGTCGCCTCGGAAATTCTGTTAAGTTATTGTCTATTGTTGGCAATGATCCAGAATGGACTTTGATTGAAGAAGCATCAAAATCGTTTATGTCTACAGAACTCACTAAAGCGGTCGAAGGTCTTTCAACTGGAACCTATACAGCCATTTTAGAACCTGATGGCGAAATGATACTGGCAATGGCAGATATGAAAATTTATGATTCCATGACTCCTGCTTATTTATCGAAAAATGACAGTGCTTTGTTATCTGCTGCTTTTCTTGTGATTGATTTAAACTGCCCTCATGAAACGGTAGAGTATGTGCGCAAATTAGCTTTGGCTAACAAAATACCGCTAGCGGTAATTCCTGTTTCTGCTCCAAAGATGGATCATTTGAGTAATGATTTATCAGGTATCAGTTGGCTGATTTTAAATCGGGATGAAGCAAGCAAATATTTGAAAATGTCTATTGAATCAACAGAGGATTGGCATCAAGCCGTTCAACGACTTGTAAAACAAGGAGCGGAATCAGTTGTTATTACGGGTGGGAAAGACGGTGCAATTGCCGGGAATGCCACGGGCACTAAACATTACGATTCGATACAAATTGACCACGTAGCCGATGTCACAGGAGCTGGAGATGCATTTTCCAGCGCTATAGTCCATAGCCTATTAGACAATCAAGATTTAGACGTGGCTATTCGCGCAGGCATGGTGAATGCAGCAAAAACATTAGAAAGCAATTTGACCGTACGTCAAGAACTGACAGCGGTACAACTACAAAAAGAACTGGAGGAATTACAATGAACACAATGATTTCTTATTCAACTGAAGTACAACAAGCATTAGAGGGCAAAAAACCAATCGTAGCACTGGAGTCAACTATTATTTCTCATGGTATGCCTTACCCACAAAACGTAGAAACTGCTCGTATCGTAGAGCAAATTATCCGTGATAATGGTGCAGTACCTGCAACAATCGCCATTATGGATGGCAAAATTAAAATTGGTTTGTCTGAAGAAGAACTAGAATTACTGGGTAACACACCGGGTGTTTCTAAAGTATCAAGAAGAGATATTGGCCAAGTAATCGCAACTAAACAAATCGGAGCTACAACTGTAGCAGCAACCATGATTTGTGCAGAACTTGCAGGCATTCGCGTTTTTGCTACAGGTGGAATTGGCGGAGTACACAGAGGCGCAGAAACAACGATGGATATTTCGGCAGATTTAGAAGAACTATCAAACACTGGAGTCGCTGTTGTATGTGCGGGAGCAAAATCAATTTTGGATATCGGTTTAACTATGGAATATCTTGAGACGAAAGGTGTACCAGTGATCGGCTATCAAACAGATGTAATGCCAGCATTCTACACACGTTCAAGTAAGTTTGATTTAACTTTCCGTACAGACGACACGAATGAATTGGCAAAAGTGCTGAAAGCAAAATGGGATTTAGGAATTAACGGCGGAGCAGTAATTGCTAACCCAATTCCAGCGGAGCATGCGTTAGAAGAGTCTTTCATTAATGGAATTATTGACCAAGCAATGAAGGAAGCAAATGAAAATGGTATTGCAGGTAAAGAAGTCACACCTTTCCTTTTAGGAAAAGTAAAAGAACTTACTGAAGGAACAAGCTTGGTTGCCAATATTGAGTTAGTGAAGCATAACGCAAAAGTTGGTGCAGAACTAGCTGTAGCTTATAACAAACTTTAAATAGTTTATGAAAAGAAGTCCATTTATGGGCTTCTTTTTTTTGTTATGTAGGCTTTTGGGGGTTTTCGGTATCTTGACTTTAGGGTAAAGAGAAAAAGGGGGATGATGCAGATGAAGACAGATGCATTCATTGGCACGGAGGAATTGGCGTATTAACGTTAGCATTGAAATTGGTGCAGCGTAGAGTTGATGTGATGCTTGCCGAACGGATGGCTATTAAAACCCCTACTTGTAAAGAAGAGCTCCTTCAACCAAAGAGTATGTAAATAGTTAATGGTCTCGGTCTATACGAGCAAGTATGCAATCGGTCCAACAAAATTAAAGTATTAGATATGCTTGAGCTTTCTAGCTCGTTGCAAGTAAAAGATCAATCAATCATGAATTATAATGTACTACCAGGCATAAAAGAATTACCCCAAGTGCGAAAAGAATTAAAGTATTTTACAGCACAAGAAGATTATCCACGGAAAACGGAGGGACTCTAATGATAGATGTGATGAAAATGTTTAAAGCAAGAATGTATATGAAACGAAACGAACCATTTTTATTTAGTTGGCATGCATATGTAGGGTACGAACTAGATTTGTTTAAAGCCTTTGATCGACCTATGACAAAGTTTGATGTTGCAGATGCATTACAGCTCGACAAAGACCTATTAAATCAATGGGTCACTGTTGGTGTATCAATTGGTCATTTAAAAGAAATGGACAGAAGTCGCTATAAAACTTGGAATGCATGGAAATTGCCAAAACCTAAAGGTGATAACTCATCAGGCGTGTTATTAAAGGAAATGATGGAATTACATATTCCAACATTGTTAAGCTATCCAGACATGATGCGTAAGCAAAACCGTCTTCACTACGATGAAGAAAAGCATGCACCAACGGTAGCGGAAACAAGCCGATTACTTGAGGTGCTGGCATTGCCTAAAATGGCAAAACGCTTAAAGGATACACAAGCTGAAGCGGTGCTAGATATTGGGTGTGGAGAAGGGGGCTATATTAAAAAGTTAGCTGAACGATTCCCAAATACGCATTTTACTGGAATTGAAATTAGTCCTTCTGTAACAAAAGTCGCTAAAAAACTGACAAAAAACAATAGTAATATCACGATTGAAAATGCAGATCTTTGGAAATACAAACCTGATCAACCACAAGACATGGTCATGATGAATAATGTCATCCACTATATCGACCTCAAAAAAAGACAAGAGCTGTTTAATGAATTGGCTAGTTGGTTAAAAACAAAAGGGAAGTTATCAATCATCACTCCTATTGCGGGAGACACGGATAGTCCGCCTTTTGCAAATGTTTTTAATAGTTTTTTCTCATCATTTGATAATTTGTACCGGTTACCTGAACGTGAAGAGTTAGCAGAATGGGGAGACCGCGCAGGACTAGAGTTACTAAACATCCAAACTGTCATAAAAGAAGGCGGCTGGTACGTCGTTCATTATGAAAAGAAAAGCTGAAACGACCGTTTTGCTGTGACAAGCATAAGGCGGTATACAAAAATATCCCCTGAAGGCTCAGAGCCTTTAGGGGATATTTGATGTGTTATTTGCGCAATGAACCAAGTTCAGTAGCGATTGCTTGCATTTCACTTGTACTAAATTTTTCGCGAGTTGCAACCATTTTGTATAAGTCATGTAAGTCCTCATATTGAGAAGCGTTGAAATGTTCAGCTTTCATTGCATCAACATTGACCATACGCAATTTTGCTTTTATTTCTTCAATCATAAAGCTGACATTTTCTGGAGAAGGTGTAGATAAGTCCATGATAAGTTCCTGCCTTTCAGGTGGGTATACTTTATCATTTCATTATTCAAATGCAATGTCAATTGCCAGCCTGTTTTGCTTCTTTTTCTTCTTTGATTTTTGCAATAATGCGTTTTGTTTCTAGAACAATGACACCTGATAAACCGAGTAGTCCGATTAAGTTAGGGAACGCCATTAATCCATTCATTACATCAGAGAAAGTCCATACAACATCAAGTGAAACCGTTGCACCCACGAATACCATCGCTACGAAAGCAACGCGGTACACAATGAGCAATGCGGGGCTCTTGAATAAATACTGGAAACATTTTTCTCCGTAATAAGACCATCCGATAATAGTAGAAGATGCGAAGAAAATTAAACCAATTGCTACAACAAGTGGACCAGCACCACCTAAAAATTGTTCAAAAGCAGCTGTTGTTAAGGCAGCTCCTTCAAGTGATTCATCTTTATAAAGACCAGACATTACGATCGTGACACCTGTAATTGAACAGATGATGATTGTATCAAATAGAACTTGTGTCATAGAAACTAACGCCTGACGTCCAGGTAAATCAGTGATTGCAGCCGCAGCCGCGATTGGCGCAGATCCAAGTCCAGCTTCGTTGGAGAATACGCCTCGTGCGACACCGTAGCGAATAGCGGCACCAATAGCACCACCGACTGCAGCTTCACCTGTAAATGCAGCACTAAAGATTGTGCCAAACGCAGCTGGAATCAATTCCATATTCAGAATCATAATAATAATTCCAGCGATGATGTAGAATAATGCCATGAAAGGAACGAAGAACGCAGTAACACGTCCGATACTCTTAATTCCGCCAAGTAAAACAAGGGCAGTGAAAATTGTTAGGATAATTCCAGTAATCCATGTAGGTACACTAAATGTATCACGAACAACAGATGCAACTGAGTTTGACTGCGTCCCGTTACCAATACCAAAAGCAGCGATGGCACCAAAGATAGCAAACAATACCGCTAACCATTTTTGTTTTAGACCATGTTCAAGGTAGTACATAGGTCCGCCAGCCATTTGGCCTTTAGCATCAACTACACGATACTTAACAGCGAGAACAGCCTCCCCGTATTTAGTAGCCATCCCGAAGAATGCAGAAAACCACATCCAGAAAATAGCACCTGGTCCACCAAGAATAACGGCTGTTGCGACACCGACAATATTACCAGTACCGACTGTTGCAGCCATCGCCGTTGAAAGTGCTTGGAAATGACTAATATCTCCTTTAGAGGTTGTGTCTGTATTTTTAGTGAAAACTAATTTTAATGCATAAGGCAATAAACGAATCTGTAGGAGACCAAGACGAACGGTTAAGAAAATTCCTGTTCCTACTAATAAAATCAATAAAGGTGGTCCCCATACAAAACCGCTTATCGTACCCAATAATTCTTCGACCTGTGCCATTATTTCTCCCCCTTTTATCGCTCCTTTTCTATCAATAAAACCTCCCGTAAACATAATATTCCGAAACTTCTTTCAGATAGTCAAGCTATTTTTATAAAAAAAGTGTTTAGTTGTCTATCGATTAGGGAAAATTCCTAACAGATGTGAAATTATTTATAAAATTGGGAGGAATTTAGAATGAGTCAAAACAAATTGATGACAGGATTATTAGTAGGAGCAGCGGTGGGAGTAATCGTCTCACTATTTGATCGCAATACAAGAAGTGATGTTATAGAGAAATCTAAAAAAGCGTCAGATAATGCAAAATACTACGCTTCAAATAGAGAGGAATTAGTGCAAGCTTTCCAGCATCAGGCTGAAAGAGCGCAAAATTTATATTCTCGTATTTCTGAAGATGCATCATATGTTGGAAGTAAAGTTAATGAATTAAAAGAAATGTCTCCACAAGTGAAAGAAATGGCTCTTGAAACAAAAGAGGCGTTTATGGATACAAAAGAAGCAGTTGTCGAAACGAAAGATGATGTTGTTTCAGCAGTAAAAGAAGATAACCCATCTCCAAATACCTCTTTAGGAGATAACGAAACAAATAGTTCAAACAATCAATTTGGCGGGAATACAAATTCAGAAAATCGGTTATAGGAAGTTTAGACCGATGAAGAACGCACATCAGCAACCAACTGATAGCGAAAAACGCGCTTATTCAACTACTTATGATGTAACGAAAGGCAGCGGGTTTATAAAAGAATTGATTCAGCGGATTAAAGACGTCGACGTGCCAGGGCTTGGAGCACAGTTGGCGTTTTTTTTCCTCTTATCAATTTTTCCGCTGCTAATTTTCTTAGTAACTTTACTGCCGTACTTAACTTTGTCCCGTGGTGAGATTTTCAGCTTTCTTGAAGAAATAATACCGGGAACAATTTATATATTAATTGAAAGCACAGTGACAGAAGTTTTAACGACACAAAATACAGGCTTGTTATCTTTTGGTGTGTTAGCTACTATTTGGTCGGCTAGTCTCGGGATGAACGCATTGATTAAATCATTGAATCTTGCCTATAATGTTAAAGAAAACCGTCCAATTTTATTGGCCAGAATAATGTCGATTATCTTAACCTTTTTGCTGATTTTTATTTTGATTGTGGCATTGGCATTGCCAATTTTTGGAGAACAACTTGGCAGATTGATATTTTCTTTTTTAGGATTAGAAGAAGGATTTTTATCGGTTTGGGATTCTGTACGCTTTACTATACCGGCAATTGTCATTTTTGTGGCATGCGCGATTATTTATTGGTTGGCTCCAAATGTAAAGCTTAATATATTAAGTGTACTGGTAGGGGCAGCATTTGCAGCAACTGGCTGGTTGTTGAGTTCTTATTTGTTTTCAATTTATGTTAAAAATTTCGGGAGCTTTTCAGCAACCTACGGCAGTATTGGAGGCATTATTGTGTTAATGCTTTGGTTATACGTTTCAGCGATGATTTTAATCATTGGTGGTCAGATCAATGCAGTCATGAAAGAGCGACGGCATTTATTAAAGAAAAAAGCGACGTGAATTGTTATTAATTCACGTCGCTTTTTCTTATACGTTGCGGTTTAACATGCGTAAACCGTTTAAAATAACTAAAATCGTACTGCCTTCATGGCCAATGACACCGAGTGGAAGTGTAATGGCTTGAAAAAAGTTTGAGATGATCAACAAGACAATAACAGCAACTGAAAAAAAGATATTTTGTTTAACGATTCGCTGCATTTTTTTAGAAAGACGAATCGCGTATGCGATGCGAGACAAATCATTTTTCATCAAAATGATATCAGCAGTCTCTAATGCGATATCATTTCCTTGTCCCATCGCAATTCCAGTAGTTGCAGTTGCGAGTGCGGGGGCATCATTTATACCGTCTCCTGTCATAGCAACGTACTCATACTTTTTCGTAAGTTTTTTCAATTCGTCGACTTTATCGGCAGGTAAACATTCTGCGATATAGTCATCTACACCGGTTTCTTTAGCTATGACTGCTGCGGTTTTGCGATTATCGCCTGTCAGCATGATGCAGTATATGCCTACATTTTTTAGGTCATCAATTATCGCTTTTGTATTGTCTCGAACTGTATCTTTTAATGCCATGGCGGCGAGTATTCCTTCACTATCTAGAACAAATGTTACAGTCTTTCCTTGATTAGCTAGCTTTTCCAATAAGTTGTCTTCAAAATCCTCTGCTAGCGATTCGCCGACAAACTTTGGTTTCCCTACCAAAAATTCTTCTTTGTTAATGATTGCTTTCAACCCATTGCCTGGCACGTCTTTAATCATCAGGTTAGGCACTGGGATTATTCCTTTAGAAACAATAAAGTCATTAATTGCTTTTGCTAGAGGATGATTTGACTGCGATTCGATTCCCGCAATTCGTGCCATAGCTAGTTGTGGATCGGCACCTTCGCGAATGACAAAGTCAGTAACTTCGGGTTTACCCCGTGTCAATGTTCCGGTTTTATCAAAAGCAATGGCTTGGACCATGCTTAGATTTTCTAAATGTATGCCACCTTTAAAAATAATTCCGTTTTTTGCACCGTTCGAAATAGCTGCGAGGGTGGCAGGCATAATTGAAGCGACAAGAGCACAAGGAGATGATACGACTAGCAAAACAATAGCTCGGTAGAACGTTGTATTCCAATCCCAGCCAAATAAATAATGAGGTAAAAATAACATAAGAATAAAAATGAAAATAACAACTTTTACATAACGTCCTTCGAACCGTTCGATAAATTGCTGAGAAGGTGATTTTTCGCTTTGTGCAGATTGAACCATGTCGATAATTTTTTGGAATAAGGTTTCAGTGCTAGGTTTAGTCATTTCCATAGTGATGGTACCAGATAAGTTAACCGTACCTGCAAAAAGCTCGTCTTCTTTATATTTGGAAACAGGAAGTGCCTCACCGCTAATCGCCGATTCGTCCACTGCGGTTTGACCTTTTTGCAAGATTCCATCTACAGGAACTCGTTCTCCTGGCTTTACAACAATAGAATCTCCAGTATTCAGCTCACCTAAAGAGACAAGAGCTGTTTGATTATCTTTTACGACCCATGCAGTTTCTGGTTGGATTTTCATCAAAGACGTAATTTCATTTTTACTTTTGTTCATCGTGTATGTTTCGAGTGCGCCACTTAAAGAAAAAATGAAAATTAAAATAGCGCCTTCAGTCCAATAGCCAATAATAGAAGATCCAACAGCAGCTAAAATCATTAACATTTCGACATTTAACTGTTTATCTTCGATGGTTTTCAATATGCCGTATTTGGCTTTGGCATAGCCGCCAATTCCAAAAGCCAGAATATAAATAATGGCTGAAACAGTAGCTTGCTGCTGTAGTTCAAGAGTGAAAGCGATGATGATCAATATTCCTGATAATATGGAGGCAATTAATTCGATATGCATTTTAATAAATGACATGATAGCAACCTCGCTTTCTAGAATCCGATTTAATCAGTGGAGATAAATAAAGAAGGAGTATGTGGGTAAGGGAAATTAAGAATCTATTTATTCTGTATTTTATCATATTGCTTTAAAACAATAGCGTAAGAAAGCCTAGGTTACCAATCAAAAGAAAAATCCGCTCCCAAAGAGAGCGGATTTACACATTATTGATCTTCAGAAGGACGGCTTTGAAATTGTTTCATCTTATCGTCTAAATCATCAACCATTGCGATTAAGCGATCAATATCTTCTAGCTCTGTGTTTTCAGGCTCAATCGTATCTAATACTTCTAAAAACATACTTAAGCGTTGTTTCATATAAGAAACTTGCTGTTCTTTATTCGTAATGGAATTTCCCATGTGATCCACCTCATTTCGCAAGTTAATCGTAACGGAAAACAGAGATAATTTCAATAAACTATGGGTATAACGAATTATTTTACTAGTTTTACTATTTTGAATATTTACTTAATGACTAGTCTATGTTAAGTTAAAGTTAATTAAAAGAGAGGGGAGGCCGAAGGAAATCAGCGAAACCACATCACAGTATCAGGAAATTCGAAGGAGGCGGTTCGCACATTTCATCGGTACTTTAACCGAGAATGATTTTATGAAAAATAAGTTAACCGTATATAAAATGTAAAAGGCTCATCCTCAATCTGATACAGATAGGGAATGAGCCTTTTATGATGTTTAACGAATTTCGTAGGTTTCAACAACTTCAATCGAATCTTGAACAGATTGAACCATCGAGCAATTTTTGCGCGTTAGCTCTAAAATACGAGGCATTTTTTCATCTTTAATATCGCCCGTTATAATAAAATGCAAATGTACTTTTTCTACTCGGCCAGCTTTCTCGTCATTACGGACAACTTCTTTAACTTCAATTTGAATATCCTCAAAAGACATTCTCATTTTGTCAAACACTTTTCTCATTACGCCACCACTGCAAATTGCGAGTGAAGACACCAATAATTGATAAGGTCTAAAACCGTGTTCTTCATTGCTAGAGATTTGAAGATCTCCAAAAGGCAAATGCCCAGTAAATCCATTTTCATTCATCGAAAAATTCATCTTGTAACGCCTCCTTATGATAGAATTGTATCTGAAATCTTCTCAAATACAAAAGAACAAGCTCATAAGGAGGCACCATGAAGTCTTATTTACAAAGTGCCCGTGGAAGATTTTGGATTTTGGTCGCCATCGTCTCCATTTCTGGGTTTTCGCAAGGCATGTTATTGCCGTTAATAGCGGTTATTTTTGAACAAGATGGTGTTTCGTCCGCTTTAAATGGATTAAGCGCTACAGGATTATATGTTGGTACACTATTGATTGCGCCTTTTATGGAACCGCAATTGCGACGGTTTGGGTATAAACCCCTCATTTTAGTAGGAGGGGGAATGGTCATCCTATCCCTTTTTCTTTTTACGTTATGGAAATCCGTATTATTTTGGTTTTTGTTGCGAATATTAATTGGCGTTGGAGATCAAGCGCTTCATTTTTCGACACAAACCTGGATTACGAGTACATCACCTCAACACCGCTTAGGACGTAATATTGCGATTTACGGAATGTCTTTTAGCATTGGATTTGGCGCAGGACCTTTGTTTGTCCCAATGGTAGAAGTATTCGAGGCTTTGCCATTTATCGTATCTGGAATCCTTTGTTTATTGGCATGGTCTTTAGTATTTTTAGTGAAAAATGATTTTCCTGAAGTAACTGGAGGATCTATGACGGCGCGTGGAACAATAGGGCGCTTTAAAGCAGCCATCCTCGTTGCCTGGGTCGCATTTTTACCACCATTAGCTTATGGCTTTTTAGAAGCTTCACTTAATGCTATTTATCCCGTATATGCTCTTCGGCAGTCTATTGAAGTTGGAATGGTTTCGATTATGTTAGCCGCTTTTTCAGCAGGAGCGATTGTTACGCAATTACCACTTGGAAATTTGAGTGATCGAATCGGTCGAAAAAAAGTACTGTTATTAGCATTGACCGGCGGAGCGCTAGTTTTTGCAACAGCTAGCTTTTATGAATCGAATGCTTGGTTAACTGTTGGATTTTTTGCAGTAGCGGGCA is part of the Planococcus sp. PAMC 21323 genome and encodes:
- a CDS encoding aminopeptidase; translation: MTSFNEKLTRYAELAIKVGVNIQPGQQLYIAAAIDSAPLVRLLTKKAYETGAKQVYVDWVDDTISRLRFELAPEDSFSQYPAWKVQEREQLAEQGAAFISVVSQSPDLLSGIDSKRIAASQKATGQALSKYRQYVQSDKISWTVLAAPSEDWAAKVFPELPKEQQVEALWNAIFKAVRADLDQPIEAWSEHNRLLHTKVDYLNGKKYAKLHYTSPKTDLEVELPKGHLWCGAGSVNEKGDSFMANMPTEEVFTVPYKPGVNGYVSSTKPLSYGGNIIDDFKITFKDGKIVDATAAQGEEVLKQLIATDEGSHFLGEVALVPHQSPISDSNILFYNTLFDENASNHFAIGSAYAFCLEGGKTMSQEELLENGLNQSITHVDFMVGSSQMDIDGILEDGSREPIFRGGNWAF
- a CDS encoding carbohydrate kinase produces the protein MNQKEVEVLELIRRNPYLSQQEMAERLNMSRPSLANFISNLMRQGKILGRAYVLPEEKTVICIGGANVDRKFLMEQTAQMGTSNPASVSGSVGGVARNVAENLGRLGNSVKLLSIVGNDPEWTLIEEASKSFMSTELTKAVEGLSTGTYTAILEPDGEMILAMADMKIYDSMTPAYLSKNDSALLSAAFLVIDLNCPHETVEYVRKLALANKIPLAVIPVSAPKMDHLSNDLSGISWLILNRDEASKYLKMSIESTEDWHQAVQRLVKQGAESVVITGGKDGAIAGNATGTKHYDSIQIDHVADVTGAGDAFSSAIVHSLLDNQDLDVAIRAGMVNAAKTLESNLTVRQELTAVQLQKELEELQ
- a CDS encoding pseudouridine-5'-phosphate glycosidase yields the protein MNTMISYSTEVQQALEGKKPIVALESTIISHGMPYPQNVETARIVEQIIRDNGAVPATIAIMDGKIKIGLSEEELELLGNTPGVSKVSRRDIGQVIATKQIGATTVAATMICAELAGIRVFATGGIGGVHRGAETTMDISADLEELSNTGVAVVCAGAKSILDIGLTMEYLETKGVPVIGYQTDVMPAFYTRSSKFDLTFRTDDTNELAKVLKAKWDLGINGGAVIANPIPAEHALEESFINGIIDQAMKEANENGIAGKEVTPFLLGKVKELTEGTSLVANIELVKHNAKVGAELAVAYNKL
- a CDS encoding class I SAM-dependent methyltransferase yields the protein MIDVMKMFKARMYMKRNEPFLFSWHAYVGYELDLFKAFDRPMTKFDVADALQLDKDLLNQWVTVGVSIGHLKEMDRSRYKTWNAWKLPKPKGDNSSGVLLKEMMELHIPTLLSYPDMMRKQNRLHYDEEKHAPTVAETSRLLEVLALPKMAKRLKDTQAEAVLDIGCGEGGYIKKLAERFPNTHFTGIEISPSVTKVAKKLTKNNSNITIENADLWKYKPDQPQDMVMMNNVIHYIDLKKRQELFNELASWLKTKGKLSIITPIAGDTDSPPFANVFNSFFSSFDNLYRLPEREELAEWGDRAGLELLNIQTVIKEGGWYVVHYEKKS
- a CDS encoding DUF1128 domain-containing protein — translated: MDLSTPSPENVSFMIEEIKAKLRMVNVDAMKAEHFNASQYEDLHDLYKMVATREKFSTSEMQAIATELGSLRK
- a CDS encoding alanine/glycine:cation symporter family protein, whose product is MAQVEELLGTISGFVWGPPLLILLVGTGIFLTVRLGLLQIRLLPYALKLVFTKNTDTTSKGDISHFQALSTAMAATVGTGNIVGVATAVILGGPGAIFWMWFSAFFGMATKYGEAVLAVKYRVVDAKGQMAGGPMYYLEHGLKQKWLAVLFAIFGAIAAFGIGNGTQSNSVASVVRDTFSVPTWITGIILTIFTALVLLGGIKSIGRVTAFFVPFMALFYIIAGIIIMILNMELIPAAFGTIFSAAFTGEAAVGGAIGAAIRYGVARGVFSNEAGLGSAPIAAAAAITDLPGRQALVSMTQVLFDTIIICSITGVTIVMSGLYKDESLEGAALTTAAFEQFLGGAGPLVVAIGLIFFASSTIIGWSYYGEKCFQYLFKSPALLIVYRVAFVAMVFVGATVSLDVVWTFSDVMNGLMAFPNLIGLLGLSGVIVLETKRIIAKIKEEKEAKQAGN
- a CDS encoding YtxH domain-containing protein, which produces MSQNKLMTGLLVGAAVGVIVSLFDRNTRSDVIEKSKKASDNAKYYASNREELVQAFQHQAERAQNLYSRISEDASYVGSKVNELKEMSPQVKEMALETKEAFMDTKEAVVETKDDVVSAVKEDNPSPNTSLGDNETNSSNNQFGGNTNSENRL
- a CDS encoding YihY/virulence factor BrkB family protein: MKNAHQQPTDSEKRAYSTTYDVTKGSGFIKELIQRIKDVDVPGLGAQLAFFFLLSIFPLLIFLVTLLPYLTLSRGEIFSFLEEIIPGTIYILIESTVTEVLTTQNTGLLSFGVLATIWSASLGMNALIKSLNLAYNVKENRPILLARIMSIILTFLLIFILIVALALPIFGEQLGRLIFSFLGLEEGFLSVWDSVRFTIPAIVIFVACAIIYWLAPNVKLNILSVLVGAAFAATGWLLSSYLFSIYVKNFGSFSATYGSIGGIIVLMLWLYVSAMILIIGGQINAVMKERRHLLKKKAT
- a CDS encoding heavy metal translocating P-type ATPase, producing the protein MSFIKMHIELIASILSGILIIIAFTLELQQQATVSAIIYILAFGIGGYAKAKYGILKTIEDKQLNVEMLMILAAVGSSIIGYWTEGAILIFIFSLSGALETYTMNKSKNEITSLMKIQPETAWVVKDNQTALVSLGELNTGDSIVVKPGERVPVDGILQKGQTAVDESAISGEALPVSKYKEDELFAGTVNLSGTITMEMTKPSTETLFQKIIDMVQSAQSEKSPSQQFIERFEGRYVKVVIFIFILMLFLPHYLFGWDWNTTFYRAIVLLVVSSPCALVASIMPATLAAISNGAKNGIIFKGGIHLENLSMVQAIAFDKTGTLTRGKPEVTDFVIREGADPQLAMARIAGIESQSNHPLAKAINDFIVSKGIIPVPNLMIKDVPGNGLKAIINKEEFLVGKPKFVGESLAEDFEDNLLEKLANQGKTVTFVLDSEGILAAMALKDTVRDNTKAIIDDLKNVGIYCIMLTGDNRKTAAVIAKETGVDDYIAECLPADKVDELKKLTKKYEYVAMTGDGINDAPALATATTGIAMGQGNDIALETADIILMKNDLSRIAYAIRLSKKMQRIVKQNIFFSVAVIVLLIISNFFQAITLPLGVIGHEGSTILVILNGLRMLNRNV
- a CDS encoding SE1561 family protein, whose product is MGNSITNKEQQVSYMKQRLSMFLEVLDTIEPENTELEDIDRLIAMVDDLDDKMKQFQSRPSEDQ
- a CDS encoding OsmC family protein, producing MNFSMNENGFTGHLPFGDLQISSNEEHGFRPYQLLVSSLAICSGGVMRKVFDKMRMSFEDIQIEVKEVVRNDEKAGRVEKVHLHFIITGDIKDEKMPRILELTRKNCSMVQSVQDSIEVVETYEIR
- a CDS encoding MFS transporter — encoded protein: MKSYLQSARGRFWILVAIVSISGFSQGMLLPLIAVIFEQDGVSSALNGLSATGLYVGTLLIAPFMEPQLRRFGYKPLILVGGGMVILSLFLFTLWKSVLFWFLLRILIGVGDQALHFSTQTWITSTSPQHRLGRNIAIYGMSFSIGFGAGPLFVPMVEVFEALPFIVSGILCLLAWSLVFLVKNDFPEVTGGSMTARGTIGRFKAAILVAWVAFLPPLAYGFLEASLNAIYPVYALRQSIEVGMVSIMLAAFSAGAIVTQLPLGNLSDRIGRKKVLLLALTGGALVFATASFYESNAWLTVGFFAVAGMFVGSTFSLGISYMADLMPKELLPTGNLLCGIGFSIGSLAGPTMGGLFVQFSGGLSFLLLIAGILLIITLPIALKNPVKTNSA